The following coding sequences lie in one Montipora foliosa isolate CH-2021 chromosome 11, ASM3666993v2, whole genome shotgun sequence genomic window:
- the LOC137977125 gene encoding chromatin assembly factor 1 subunit A-B-like, with product MTEKGYIDAATFYMWLANHFIPNLPSPRPVVLLVDSADAHIDLQTFELAKENQVHIFALLKNATHLVQPADVGLFSSMKQTWYKNVRLFSKKHPNTDITNKKFCSVFKSTWDEVMRPSTLSDAFRKSGIYPVCRDQITNDQVRSSLVYSCSDQSTHTPLYQASEVSLPKQSVFTDTTVAPLATSIGSIAVSVLSSPGKRTSLASTCTPLSQDCEPSLPHQNVLLKTTGNVSHQSDQPKQSAYSDTFDALESVLETPVKVKYKHRLDEGYDLDGSPTLITWKKLRTAASTVQSLPNELEIPEQPLSTSAPWPNATLASSSSVSPVLEEIIIYPTARESSNVKRKNVKRTLPNFLTGETSMKIMLDAKLKKARELAAKQKKLREREEKKEAKRREQEAKKWEVQEKKEKKKTEKAARKKRNAGARNKCTSNGRKWRRSLPQNNDKVCWQEYSSSDDENLPWVMCDHCQLWMHIDCIPVGVDQTPIDNEEQFFCHDCC from the coding sequence ATGACTGAGAAAGGGTATATCGATGCTGCCACATTTTACATGTGGCTGGCTAACCACTTTATACCAAATTTACCATCCCCCAGGCCCGTTGTCCTTCTGGTTGACAGTGCAGATGCTCACATTGATTTGCAGACGTTTGAACTTGCCAAGGAGAATCAGGTGCATATTTTTGCCCTGTTAAAGAATGCCACCCACCTTGTGCAACCTGCAGACGTTGGTCTCTTCAGTTCGATGAAGCAGACATGGTATAAAAATGTCAGGCTCTTCTCCAAGAAACACCCTAATACGGACATTACTAATAAGAAGTTTTGCAGTGTCTTCAAATCCACTTGGGATGAAGTAATGCGTCCATCGACACTTTCAGATGCATTTAGGAAGTCTGGAATTTATCCTGTTTGCCGAGACCAGATCACTAATGACCAAGTAAGATCATCCCTAGTCTATTCCTGCAGTGACCAAAGCACACATACTCCTTTGTATCAGGCGTCAGAAGTTTCCCTACCCAAGCAAAGTGTGTTTACAGACACAACGGTTGCTCCATTGGCAACCTCCATTGGCAGCATTGCTGTGAGTGTTTTGTCTTCCCCAGGGAAAAGAACATCTCTTGCCTCCACATGCACTCCTTTGTCCCAGGACTGCGAGCCTTCACTGCCTCAtcaaaatgttcttttaaaaacAACGGGCAATGTGTCTCACCAATCAGATCAACCAAAACAAAGTGCCTATTCCGACACATTTGATGCACTGGAATCTGTTTTAGAAACTCCAGTAAAGGTGAAGTACAAGCACAGGTTGGACGAAGGCTACGACTTGGACGGCAGCCCCACATTAATTACTTGGAAAAAGCTGCGTACTGCCGCGTCAACTGTTCAGTCCTTACCAAATGAATTAGAAATACCAGAGCaaccgctttctacttctgccCCTTGGCCAAATGCAACTTTGGCGTCATCCTCTTCAGTTTCCCCAGTACTTGAGGAAATAATCATCTACCCTACCGCGCGCGAAAGTAGCAATGTGAAACGCAAAAATGTGAAAAGAACCCTTCCGAACTTTTTAACCGGTGAAACTTCAATGAAAATTATGCTGgatgcaaaattaaaaaaagcgaggGAACTTGCAGCTAAGCAGAAGAAATTGAGGGAAAGGGAAGAGAAGAAGGAAGCGAAAAGAAGAGAACAAGAAGCAAAAAAGTGGGAagttcaagaaaaaaaggaaaagaaaaaaacagaaaaggcagccagaaagaaaaggaacgctGGGGCGCGAAATAAGTGTACAAGTAATGGAAGGAAATGGAGAAGATCGCTTCCCCAAAATAACGACAAAGTATGCTGGCAAGAGTATTCTTCTTCCGATGACGAGAATTTGCCATGGGTTATGTGTGACCACTGCCAACTTTGGATGCACATTGATTGCATACCAGTTGGAGTCGATCAAACTCCAATTGACAATGaggaacaatttttttgtcacgaCTGTTGTTGA